In Lentilactobacillus sp. SPB1-3, the sequence GGTTTTGAAGGTGGCCAAATGCCACTTTACCGTCGTATTCCAAAACGTGGTTTTAATAACATTAACCGCAAGGAATATGCAGTAGTCAACGTTGCCAAGTTAGATGCATTTGATAACGACACTGAGGTAACTCCTGAATTGCTAGTTGAATCAGGAATTGTTAAGAGTGTTAAGTCAGGTATCAAGATTCTTGGTGAAGGTGAGTTATCAAAGAAGTTAACTGTTAAAGCTAACAAATTCTCTAAGACAGCTCAATCAACTATTGAAAATGCGGGCGGTAAAATCGAGGTGATCTAATGCTCTCAACATTAAAGAGTGCATTTCAAGTTAAGGAAATAAGAAACAAACTCCTATTTACGTTAGGTGTACTGATTATCTTCCGCTTAGGTGCCTATATTACGGTTCCTGGAATTAATGCGAAAGCACTTCAATCTGTTGCATCATCTGGACTAGTTAGTATCTTAAACACATTTAGTGGTGGTGGATTAACTAACTACTCGATATTTGCGATGGGAGTATCACCATACATCACTGCTCAAATCATCGTTCAATTGTTACAAATGGATATCGTTCCCAGATTCGTCGAATGGGGTAAACAAGGTGAAGTCGGTAGACGTAAACTTAATCAATGGACACGGTATTTAACCGTGATTCTTGGTTTTCTTCAATCTATTGGTATCACTGCTGGTTTTAACCAATTAAGTAGTTTGAATCTAGTTTCGCATCCTAATGCACAAACTTTCATTATGATCGGAGTTATCCTTACTGGTGGTACAATGCTTACCACTTGGATGGGTGACATGATCACTGAAAGAGGTATTGGGAACGGAATTTCAATGATTATCTTTGCCGGAATTATTGCTAGACTTCCTGTTGGTCTTCAAAAACTTTACCAAGAAAATTTTGTTGGTGTAAGTGGGACTGACTTCTGGTTAGCAATTGGATTCGGTATTGTATTGTTAATTGTTGTGTTAGCTATTGTTACTTTCGTAACTTGGGTTCAACAAGCAGAACGAAGAGTTCCTATTCAATATACTCGTCGTGTTGCGGGAGCTTCTGAGAGTAGTTATCTGCCATTAAAAGTTAACGTTGCTGGAGTTATTCCAGTAATCTTTGCCAGTTCGTTTATTGCGACTCCGCAAACAATTTTGATGGCATTTACTGCTAATCACTCACAAGATACTTGGTATCAAGTACTTTCTGATATATTTAACATGCAGACACCAACTGGTGCAACTTTGTACACTGTGCTGATTGTTCTTTTCACTTTCTTCTATGCTTTTGTTCAGGTTAATCCAGAGAAGCTTTCTGAGAACTTACAAAAACAAGGAAGTTACATTCCAGGTGTTTGGCCTGGTCATGAAACTCAATCATATGTGTCAAGTTTACTAATGAAGCTAAGTACAGTTGGATCGGTTTTCTTGGGTATTGTTGCTTTAATTCCATTAATTGCTCAGAACGTGTGGAATTTAGATGAATCAATCGGTTTAGGTGGAACTAGTTTGTTAATTGTTGTTGGTGTTGCTATTGAAACAATTCGTCAAATCAGAGGTTTGATGATGAAGAGACAATACGTTGGGTTCATTAAAGACCCAGAATCAACCACAGATTAATAAAAACCTATACTCGAGGAGGAATTCTAATAATGTCATTAAATCTAATTTTAATGGGACTACCAGGAGCAGGAAAAGGTACACAAGCTCAGTTCATCGTTGATAAGTATCAAATCCCTCATATTTCCACTGGAGATATGTTCAGAGAAGCTATCTCGAACGAAACTCCAATGGGATTGAAGGCCAAGGAATACACTGACAAAGGGAACTTGGTTCCTGATGAAGTAACTAATGGAATCGTTAAGGATCGTCTTGCAAAAGGTGATACCAAAGATGGTTTCCTTCTGGATGGTTATCCAAGAACTTTAGAACAAGCTGACGCTTTGTCAGATATGTCTGAAGAATTAGCTAAACCATTGGATGCAGTTATTAATATCGATGTTGATCCTAAGATACTTACTGATCGGTTAACTGGTCGGTTCATTTGTAAGAACTGTGGTGCTACTTATCATAAGATTTATCACATGCCAAAGGTTGAGAACACTTGCGACGTGTGTGGCCATCACGAGTTCTATCAACGTGAGGATGACAAGCCTGAAGCTGTTAAAAATCGTCTCGATGTAAACATCAAAATGAATACGCCATTAATTTCTTACTACAAAGATAGAGACTTGCTATTTAATGTTGATGGTAACAAGGATATCAATGAAGTTTGGGCTGATTTAGACAAAATTCTTGCTTCTCTATAATTCGTAAGAATGCGTTAGATTGAAGATTTTGGTTTATTGTGGTAGACTATCGTTTGGCTATTACATCATATTTGAACAAATAATCTAACATTAATGGTTGGAGGTGTTTTTTATTGGCAAAAGATAATGTCATTGAAGTTGAAGGAAAAGTCATCGAAACGTTGCCTAATGCGATGTTTAGAGTCGAATTAGAGAACGGACATGAAATTTTGGCACACGTTTCTGGTAAGATCAGAATGCATTATATTCGAATTCTTCCAGGTGATAAAGTTACTGTTGAAATGTCGCCTTACGATTTAAGTAAGGGTAGAATTACTTATCGTTTTAAGTAATAATGTCTTCATTTCTGTCAAGGAGGGTTAATGATGAAGGTAAGACCATCTGTAAAACCAATGTGTGAACATTGTAAAGTTATTAAGCGTAAGGGTCGAGTAATGATTATTTGCTCTGCAAACCCTAAGCATAAACAACGTCAAGGTAAATAATTTATTAAATAGGAGGTGCTGTTAAATGGCTCGTATTGCCGGAATTGATTTGCCACGTGACAAGCGTATTGTCATTGGCTTAACATACATTTTTGGTATTGGTAATACCACTGCACAAAAGATCTTAGCTGATGCAGGCGTATCAGAAGATATTCGTGTTCGTGATTTAACACCAGATCAAGAAGATAAAATTCGTGCAGTTGTCGGCGATTTAAAAATCGAAGGTGACTTACGTCGTGAAGTAAGCATGAACATCAAGCGTCTTCAAGAAATTGGCTCATACCGTGGTATGCGTCACCGTCGTGGTTTGCCCGTTCGTGGACAACACACAAAGAACAATGCCCGTACTCGTAAGGGTAAAAAAGCTGCTATTGCAGGTAAGAAAAAATAATTAAAAAGGGAGGTCGTATGCTTTTATGGTAAACAAGAAGACAAGTCGTAAGCGTCGTGTCAAGAAGAATATTGAATCAGGTGTTGCACATATTCACTCAACTTTCAATAACACTCTTGTGATGATTACTGACGTACAAGGTAATGCTGTTTCATGGTCATCTGCTGGTGCATTAGGTTTCCGTGGTAGTCGTAAGTCAACACCTTTTGCTGCTCAAATGGCTGCTGAAGCTGCTGCTAAAGCATCAATGGAACATGGCATGAAGTCTGTTGAAGTTGCTGTTAAGGGACCAGGTTCTGGTCGTGAAGCTGCAATTCGTGCACTTCAAGCAACTGGTTTGGAAGTTACAGCTATTAGAGATGTTACTCCAGTGCCTCACAACGGATCTCGTCCTCCAAAGCGTCGTCGAGTTTAGTATTTTGCGCACTCAATTCATTAAGTGGAATATGTACCCGCATATTTACAAATTGTACGAACAAGACTCACGCGTTTTGAAAGGGGTTAATGATAAGAATGATTGAATTTGAAAAGCCTAACATTCACAAGATAGAAGAAAACGATAACTATGGTGAAGTTGTTGTTGAACCACTAGAAAGAGGATATGGGACTACTCTTGGTAACTCACTAAGAAGAACCCTATTGTCTTCTCTACCTGGCGCAGCAGTTACTAGTATCCAAATTGATAATGTCCTTCATGAGTTCTCAACCATTAAGGGTGTTGTCGAAGATGTCACTCAGATTATCTTAAATGTTAAGAAAATTTCATTAAAATTAGATGGACCTGAAGACGAAGAAGAGAACTTAGAGATTGATGTTATTGGACCTGCTGATGTTACAGCTGGTGATATTGTTGGGGATAGCGACGTAACTGTTTTAAATCCTGATCTTCATATCGCTACGGTTGCTGAGGGAACTAATTTCCATATGCGACTAACTGCTAACAGAGGCCGTGGGTATGTTTCTGCCGTTGAAAACAAACAACGTAGCTCAGAGATGCCTATTGGTGTACTTCCCGTCGATTCTATTTATACCCCAATTGAACGTGTCAACTATCAAGTTGAGAGTACCCGGGTTGGTCAACGTGATGACTTTGATAAGCTTACTTTAGATGTTTGGACTAATGGTTCAATCACTCCAAGTGAGGCTGTTAGTTTAGCTGCTAAGATTCTAACTGAACATCTTGAGATGTTTGTTGATCTTACTGATGAAGCTAAGAATACAGAGATCATGGTCGAAAAAGAAGAAACACACAAAGAAAAGATGCTCGAAATGACTATTGAAGAACTTGATTTATCAGTTCGTTCATATAATTGTCTTAAGCGTGCAGGCATTAATACTGTTCAAGAGTTAACTGAAAAATCTGAACCTGACATGATGAAAGTTCGTAACTTAGGACGTAAGTCATTGGAAGAGGTTAAAGAGAAACTCGGTGCTTTAGGTTTATCACTTCGTAAAGAAGACTAAATAAAGGAGGATATCTAAACTTATGCGTAATCGTAAATTACAACGTACTAGTGAACATCGTCGTTCAATGCTTCGTAACTTGACTACTGAATTGATTATTCATGGTCAAATCATTACTACTGAAGCTAGAGCTAAGGAAGTTCGCTCAACTACCGACAAAATGATTTCACTTGGTAAGCGCGGTGACCTACATGCTCGTCGTCAAGCTGCTGCATACATTCGTGATGTTGTTGCTGATGTTAAAGAAGATGGTGATGATATTACTGTTACCACTGCTTTACAAAAATTGTTCGGTGACTTAGCTACTCAATACGCTGACCGTAATGGTGGATATACCCGAATCTACAAGACTATGCCACGTCGTGGTGATGGTGCTGAGATGGTTATCCTACAATTGGTTGACTAATTATCATAGATAATTAACATAGTTTTACGAGAATCACTCAAGTTTTCGGTATAGAACGTTATGATGGTGGATTATTCCTAGTCTAGTTTGAATGTGGGCTTTTGCTCAAGCACTGATTACTTGTAAGTGATTTTTTTGTACATAAATTTAATTTAGGACTGTTAATATGGAAAATATAATTGAGATCAATAATCTTTCATTTAAATACCCAGAACAAGACAGCTTGTTTAGTTCGCTCGATTTGTCAATTGCAGCTAATCAATGGATCGCGATTGTTGGTCAAAATGGTAGCGGTAAGAGTACATTAGCTAGATTGATAGATAGATTGTTAGTACCTGACAGTGGAGATATTCATGTTGCAGGTGTTGCTTTGAATGATGAAAACCTATTAACAGTTCGTGGAAAAATTGGCATGGTATTTCAAAATCCTGATGATCAGTTCGTTGGTGCTACGGTTGAGGACGATGTTGCGTTTGGTCTAGAAAATCGTCAAATTGACCGTGAGGATATGAAAACGATTGTTGAAAATAGTTTGAGAGCTGTGGGAATGTGGGATTATCGTGACAGAATTCCTGCCAGTCTATCGGGTGGTCAAAAGCAACGTGTCGCCATTGCTGGTATATTAGCAATCAAGCCACAAATTTTGATTTTAGATGAGTCTACTAGTATGTTAGATCCTCAAGGTAGACGGGAAATAATTCAGCTAGTTAAAGAAATTAAAAGTCGTGAGAACTTAACAATTATTTCTATAACTCATGATATCGAAGAGGCAGCATTAGCTGATAGAATTGTTTTAATCAATAAAGGCATCGTCGTGACTGATGAGTCACCTGAGCAATTGCTTAATCGAACAGATTTTCTTAATAACTTTGAATTAGAGACACCATTTACTACTCAATTGGTAACTGAATTAAGACATTTAGGGATTAATGTCCCTAACAAATATATGAATGATGAGGAGTTGATTTCGTGGATAAAGAAATCTCTTTTTCAAATGTAAATCATGTTTATGAACCTAATTCACCACTTGCGAAATTGGCTTTAAATGGTGTTAATCTAGATATAGATAAAGGGAGTTTTGTGGCAATTATTGGACATACCGGTAGTGGTAAGTCGACTTTGATTCAACATATTAATGCTTTACTTAAGCCAACTTCTGGATCAGTTCAAGTTGGTAATTACACGATTACTTCAAAGACAACTAACAAGAATTTAAAACAACTGAGACAACATGTCGGAATGGTGTTTCAATTTCCAGAAAAGCAACTCTTCGCTGAATCGGTCTTGAAAGACGTAATGTTTGGACCACAAAACTATGGCAAATCATCACATGACGCTGAAGATGCTGCTAAAGATGCTTTGCAATTAGTAAATATTGATGAGGAATTATTTGATAAATCTCCATTTGACCTTTCTGGAGGGCAAATGCGTCGAGTAGCTATTGCAGGAGTTTTAGCTATGCAGCCTGATGTATTGATTTTAGATGAACCAACGGCAGGATTAGATCCCGAAGGTCACTATGAAATAATGCAATTAGTAAATAAATTGAACGTTGAACGACATGTAACTATTATTTTGGTTACTCATCAGATGGAAGACGTCGTTGAGTATGCAAGTCAGGTTATAGTAATGGAAGATGGCAAAATCGTCAGTGATGGGAAGGTAGTAGATGTTTTTAGTGATCCCAATTGGTTAGCTACAAAACAGTTAACACTGCCCAAAGCAGCGCAGTTTGCGTTGGATTTAGGTATTGGACAGAATTCATTACCTTTGACAATTGATGATTTAGCTAAAACAATTGTTCAGAATACCAGGGAGGACAATTCTGATGAGTAATTTTATCTTTGGCCGGTATTTACCTGGTAATTCTTGGATTCATAAGATGAGTCCGCAATCAAAACTATTGCTATGCTTCTTCTTCGTATTCATTGTTTTTTTTGCTAACAACTATGCAACATATGGACTTTTGGTTGTTGCAATTCTAGGTATCATATTATTGTCTGGTGTTTCAATTGGATATTTCATCAAAGGAATTCGGCCGTTGATTTGGTTGATTATCTTTACCGTCTTGCTTCAAATCTTGTTTAGTAGTGGCG encodes:
- the rplO gene encoding 50S ribosomal protein L15, which gives rise to MEMNELKAAEGSRSLRTRKGRGRSAGKGKTAGRGQKGQKARSKTRIGFEGGQMPLYRRIPKRGFNNINRKEYAVVNVAKLDAFDNDTEVTPELLVESGIVKSVKSGIKILGEGELSKKLTVKANKFSKTAQSTIENAGGKIEVI
- the secY gene encoding preprotein translocase subunit SecY, which gives rise to MLSTLKSAFQVKEIRNKLLFTLGVLIIFRLGAYITVPGINAKALQSVASSGLVSILNTFSGGGLTNYSIFAMGVSPYITAQIIVQLLQMDIVPRFVEWGKQGEVGRRKLNQWTRYLTVILGFLQSIGITAGFNQLSSLNLVSHPNAQTFIMIGVILTGGTMLTTWMGDMITERGIGNGISMIIFAGIIARLPVGLQKLYQENFVGVSGTDFWLAIGFGIVLLIVVLAIVTFVTWVQQAERRVPIQYTRRVAGASESSYLPLKVNVAGVIPVIFASSFIATPQTILMAFTANHSQDTWYQVLSDIFNMQTPTGATLYTVLIVLFTFFYAFVQVNPEKLSENLQKQGSYIPGVWPGHETQSYVSSLLMKLSTVGSVFLGIVALIPLIAQNVWNLDESIGLGGTSLLIVVGVAIETIRQIRGLMMKRQYVGFIKDPESTTD
- a CDS encoding adenylate kinase, whose product is MSLNLILMGLPGAGKGTQAQFIVDKYQIPHISTGDMFREAISNETPMGLKAKEYTDKGNLVPDEVTNGIVKDRLAKGDTKDGFLLDGYPRTLEQADALSDMSEELAKPLDAVINIDVDPKILTDRLTGRFICKNCGATYHKIYHMPKVENTCDVCGHHEFYQREDDKPEAVKNRLDVNIKMNTPLISYYKDRDLLFNVDGNKDINEVWADLDKILASL
- the infA gene encoding translation initiation factor IF-1 — encoded protein: MAKDNVIEVEGKVIETLPNAMFRVELENGHEILAHVSGKIRMHYIRILPGDKVTVEMSPYDLSKGRITYRFK
- the rpmJ gene encoding 50S ribosomal protein L36 translates to MKVRPSVKPMCEHCKVIKRKGRVMIICSANPKHKQRQGK
- the rpsM gene encoding 30S ribosomal protein S13, with amino-acid sequence MARIAGIDLPRDKRIVIGLTYIFGIGNTTAQKILADAGVSEDIRVRDLTPDQEDKIRAVVGDLKIEGDLRREVSMNIKRLQEIGSYRGMRHRRGLPVRGQHTKNNARTRKGKKAAIAGKKK
- the rpsK gene encoding 30S ribosomal protein S11 codes for the protein MVNKKTSRKRRVKKNIESGVAHIHSTFNNTLVMITDVQGNAVSWSSAGALGFRGSRKSTPFAAQMAAEAAAKASMEHGMKSVEVAVKGPGSGREAAIRALQATGLEVTAIRDVTPVPHNGSRPPKRRRV
- a CDS encoding DNA-directed RNA polymerase subunit alpha, whose amino-acid sequence is MIEFEKPNIHKIEENDNYGEVVVEPLERGYGTTLGNSLRRTLLSSLPGAAVTSIQIDNVLHEFSTIKGVVEDVTQIILNVKKISLKLDGPEDEEENLEIDVIGPADVTAGDIVGDSDVTVLNPDLHIATVAEGTNFHMRLTANRGRGYVSAVENKQRSSEMPIGVLPVDSIYTPIERVNYQVESTRVGQRDDFDKLTLDVWTNGSITPSEAVSLAAKILTEHLEMFVDLTDEAKNTEIMVEKEETHKEKMLEMTIEELDLSVRSYNCLKRAGINTVQELTEKSEPDMMKVRNLGRKSLEEVKEKLGALGLSLRKED
- the rplQ gene encoding 50S ribosomal protein L17; translated protein: MRNRKLQRTSEHRRSMLRNLTTELIIHGQIITTEARAKEVRSTTDKMISLGKRGDLHARRQAAAYIRDVVADVKEDGDDITVTTALQKLFGDLATQYADRNGGYTRIYKTMPRRGDGAEMVILQLVD
- a CDS encoding energy-coupling factor transporter ATPase is translated as MENIIEINNLSFKYPEQDSLFSSLDLSIAANQWIAIVGQNGSGKSTLARLIDRLLVPDSGDIHVAGVALNDENLLTVRGKIGMVFQNPDDQFVGATVEDDVAFGLENRQIDREDMKTIVENSLRAVGMWDYRDRIPASLSGGQKQRVAIAGILAIKPQILILDESTSMLDPQGRREIIQLVKEIKSRENLTIISITHDIEEAALADRIVLINKGIVVTDESPEQLLNRTDFLNNFELETPFTTQLVTELRHLGINVPNKYMNDEELISWIKKSLFQM
- a CDS encoding energy-coupling factor transporter ATPase, encoding MDKEISFSNVNHVYEPNSPLAKLALNGVNLDIDKGSFVAIIGHTGSGKSTLIQHINALLKPTSGSVQVGNYTITSKTTNKNLKQLRQHVGMVFQFPEKQLFAESVLKDVMFGPQNYGKSSHDAEDAAKDALQLVNIDEELFDKSPFDLSGGQMRRVAIAGVLAMQPDVLILDEPTAGLDPEGHYEIMQLVNKLNVERHVTIILVTHQMEDVVEYASQVIVMEDGKIVSDGKVVDVFSDPNWLATKQLTLPKAAQFALDLGIGQNSLPLTIDDLAKTIVQNTREDNSDE